A region of the Candidatus Methylomirabilis oxygeniifera genome:
GGATCACGTCCTCGGAGGTGATCGCCTATCGGTGGCAGAATCAACGATTAGTATCGATTGCCAGAGCCAGCAGCCCTCGGCTTGTTCGTCACCTGCATCTTGACGTCGGAGACGTGAACGGACGCGGTCACGTCCAGATTGTCGTGACGGCCCTATCCGGTGGGCGAAACGAGCTTCAGTCGTTTATTCTGGAACTTCAAGGGGGCCGGCTCGTTCGGGTCGCCGAGAAGTTGGGCTATTTTCTTCGTGTAGTGATGGGTCCCGGCATTGAGACGCCAATCCTGGCCGGGCAGCGGATGGGAGAACTCACTGCATTTGAGAGGCCGATCGTTCGGCTGACGTGGAATGGCGAGCGATACGTCGAAGGGCAGCCGCTTACGCTTCCGGCCCAGGTGAAGAATCTCTACGAATTTACGCCGATCAAGGCCGTGGGTGACCAGATATCAGAGGTTGCGGTCATCAGTGAGAAGCGAGTGAAGATCTACGGGAGCGAGAGCAAGCCGTCATGGGAAGCCAAAGATGATCTGGGCGACGTCGATCACCTCGCCTTTTCTCATATTCCCACGTACCGGGCTCTTCTGGCGAAGGAGGGGCTAAATTCCGGGACCCCGATTACACCAGAAGAGCATGCAGTTGAGCAGATCCTGCCGCGGCGAGTCCTGGTGGAGGCGTCGCCTCAATGGGGCAATGCCACGACAGAGCTTCTGACCTTTACGAATCCGAAAAAGATTGGGGCGCTTCGGACTGAGTCATCCTTCCCTCCGAGTCAGGTCGTGGCGTTTGACCGTCAGGAAGGAACCTTCGCGCGAGGGTGGGAGACGATCCCCCTTGAAGGGAGGGTACGCGACGTAGCGTTGGTCGATCTGAACGGCGCCGGCAGGAAAGATCTCATTGTACTATCGGCGATTAAAGAAAAGGGTCTGATCGCTTATATGCAGGATGGAACGCGTGGCATTATCAGTGTATTTTCCTTCATCCGCTAGGGTGTTGCATTGCAGGGCGTTGATCGATCTACCCAGTTGGGGAAGAAACAAGCATAAGAAAGGAGGGGTGAAAGACGGAATTGTGTTATGCTCGAATCAGTGCGTGGATGACAATGCCTGAGGGCCGGTGTACGTGCAGCAGCGGTAATAGAGTGTGATCGAGAAAAGTGCGAGACGATTTCCTGGGTAGCAACAAGACCGAATAAAGAGGGAGGCATTCAATGAGTGTGAAACGTCGTATGTCACTGATCGGAGGTCTGCTGGTTTTGGCCGGCAGCCTTGCGATATCGGCGCCTATCGTCTCAGCTAATGATGATGTGTTGAAGCTTCAAAAAGATGATGGCCAGTGGGTAGTCCAGAGCAAGAACTATTCAGGGACCCGCTACAGCACCCTGAACCAGATTACGCCCGAAAACGCAAAAAATCTCAAAGTCGCCTGGTCGTTCTCCTTGGGGACGCTAAACGGCCAGCAGGGCGGCCCGCTGGTTGTCGGCGACACAATGTATGCCCATAGCTCATACGCTGGAGGCCCTACAGGTCACTCGCACAACATCTTTGCGCTCGACCTATCCAAGGAAGGAGCGCCGATCAAGTGGCGGTATAATGCGAAGTATGACCAAAAGGCACCTCCCGTCGCCTGCTGCGACTTAGTTCATAAGGGCCTACAGTATGCGAACGGCAAGATCCTGTACCAGACGCTTGATGGAATGGTGATCGCTCTTGATGCCAAGACCGGCAAGGAGCTCTGGAAGACTCGGAACGCCGACCCCTCCAAGGGTGAGACGAGCACTGCCGCCGGCCTGGTGATTAAAGATAAGTATATCGCCGGTGTCGCCGGGGGCGAGTTCGGGGTGCGCGGCTGGGTGGCGGCCTACGACATCAATACCGGCAAGCAGGTCTGGAAGGCCCGCAGCATGGGGCCCGATGAAGAGATCAAGCTTGCCCCTGATTTCAATGCCGCCAACCCGCATTACGGACGATTCGGCGAGGGGACCAAGAGTTGGCCCGGCGAGATGTGGAAACAGGGCGGCGGTACGACCTGGGGCTATTATGCGTACGATCCTGAGCTGAACCTGCTTTACTACGGTAGCGGCAACCCAGGGACCTGGAATCCCGCCCCTCGGAAAGGCGGCGATAACAAGTGGTCGATGACTATCTGGGCTCGCAATCCCGACACTGGGGTGGCCAAGTGGGCCTATCAGATGACCCCGTGGGATAACTGGGACTACGATGGGATCGATGAATCCGTTTTGACCGAGCAGACATTCGGTGGCAAGAAGCGGAAGGTGCTCACGCACTTTGACCGCAATGGGTTCGTCTACACACTGGATCGAGCGGATGGAACCTTGCTGGCCGCTGATGCCTTCGTCTATGTCAACTGGGCGAAGGGGATCGACCTGAAGACGGGGCGGCCGATCTTGAATCCGGAGAAGCTCACCAAGCAGGGTGAAGACACCAAGAATATCTGCCCCTGCGCAATGGGTGGTAAGAACTATTTGCCGGTTGCATACTCCCCGCTGACGAACCTCTTCTACGCGTCCGTCAACAACATGTGTATGAGCTATGAAGGCGTTCAGGTTCAGTATACGGCGGGGGCTCCGTACGTGGGCGCCACCGTTCTGATGTATGAAGGCCACGAAGGTAAAGACGTCGGCTATTGGGGCGACTTCATTGCCTGGGATGTCGTCAAAGGAAAAAGGGCGTGGGCCATTAAAGAGAGTCAGCCCCCATGGAGCGGGCCCGTAGTGACTTCTACAAATGTGGTCTTCTACGGCACGATGGACGGCTGGTTCAAGGCGGTCGATGCGCGAGATGGAAAGCTCTTGTGGAAGCACAAGGTCGGTTCCGGGATTATCGGTAATCCGATCACCTACAAGGGGCCTGACGGCAAGCAGTATGTTGCCGTGTACTCCGGTGTCGGCGGGTGGTTTGGCGCTACTGTGTCGCTCGACTTGCCGCCGGACGATCCGACGGCTGCATTGGGCGGCGTGAATGCTGCCTACAAGTCCGGTTTGCCCATGGCAACGACTAAGGGCGGGACACTTTACGTGTTTGGCCTGTAAGCGAGTATGTCTGATACCGGCGCCGAAGGATTGTATCTTCGGCGCCGGTTTTTTATGCTATGCTACAACCAGTCAGCATGTAGCGATCAACACCGGGCGTGCGAGACTGAAGGCGGAGATAGACCAAAAGCTGAAGAGTCAAGGATCTAATCCTAAAAGCCTTCAGTATGAACCCCTGAGCAAGGAAGAATGGGTATGAGTCGAAGACTTGCAGTTGTTGGTGGATTGGTTGTTGTGATGTTCCTGTTTCCCTTTGCCTGGCAGGCCTGGGGGGGGCATGTCAACCCGCTCCGTGTCTGTGGCGATCCGAACAACCTGCCGTTCTCCAACAAGCAATCAGAAGGATTTGAGAATAAGATCGCTGAAGTGATCGCGAAAGAGCTTGGGACGGAGCTGACTTACTTCTGGTGGCCGCATCAGCATGGGTTAGTTCGGAGAGCGTTGAAACCGGGACTCTGTGATGTCATGATCTCGATCCCTCAGGGTTGGGATCGGGTTCTCTGGACCAAGCCTTATTACCGCTCGGCGTATACCCTTGTGTACCCCAAGGATCGAGGATTTCAGATCAGATCGCTTGACGACCCGATCCTGAAGCGCCTCAAGATCGGGGTCTATATCAATTCCCCACCGGCAGAGGCGTTAGCGAATAGAGGTATCACGACAAACGTTGTCGGCTATAGCCCCTATTATGATTCCTTGACCGAACGCCGGGATAAAATTCTCCAGGATTTGATTGCCGGTGAGATTGATGTCGTACTGGATTGGGGACCAATGGTCGGCTATTTTGTGAAACGGGTGAATAGTGGATCACAACCTCTTGAGGTAGTCCTTCTTCAGGGTGGGGAGCCAGGGAGTCCCTTCACCTTCGAGTTCTCCATGGGAGTGAAGGAGGGTAATACGGCACTCAAAGCTGAGCTGGAACAGGCGATCAGTAAGCGGCGCGCCGAAATCGGAAAAATCCTGGAAGAGTATGGTGTGCCCATTCTGCCGCTGCTGGCGCGCGAGCAGTTTCCAAAAGTAGAAGAAAAGCCTGGAGTGATCTTCTACCGCAGTTTCGATCGAGAGGACCCCCTTCCCTCTTATTAACGCAGAGCAAAAGGGGCAACCATCACCTAAGAAGAACGAGGACCAGTGACCATGCTACAGAAAAAGACACTTCTCGTCGTTTCAGTTCTAGGCCTTGTGATGTTGGGATGTGTCCAGAGTCTCACGGCTCAGACCCAGCAAGCTCCGGCGAAGACAACAGAATACGCTCAAGCGCAATCTGGTGAACAACCGAAAGGACCGGAGACCCCCGCACCTGCCGATCAGCAGAAGCCCAAAAAGCTCAATCCCTTTACCGGGAACGCAGACGCGATCAAAGCGGGACGGCAATTGTATCTGGAGAAAGGCTGTCCAGGCTGCCATGGTTCGGGTGGTGGTGGGGCGATGGCCGGCGCCACGGCATTCATACGTGATACTTGGAAATTTGCTGGTGACGACGACACCTACTTCAAAGTGATCAAGGGGACCTATCCAGGACAGACCATGCCGGCGGTCTTCGGGGCTACCCTGACAGATGAGGAGACATGGAAAATTATTGCCTGGATCCGGTCGATCTATAAAGGGGATCCGGAGAGGATCGTGTGGTAAGGCAAGTCGGTGATATTCTTTAGTCAGACGATCAGCCGCATCGCATGGGTCAGATGGACGGTTTTGCTGTTAGTGCTTATGTTTATCATTACGCCCCTTCTTGCCTTGCAGGCTGTTGCTCAGGATGACGATGTCGGTCTTCCAATTCATCCAAAGGCGATTCTTTCGACCATTACTCGTCAGTCCGGAGAAGGGGAAGGAACACGATGGGTCAAGGTCCACTTTACGGTCAACGCACCGTACAAGCAGGTCGTCAAATTCTATCAGGAGAAGGTGGGCAGGAATGCGCAAATCTCTGAGATCGATTCTGGAAAGCTTCTGAATACCCTCATCCTATTCAGGAGGGACCTTACGGATCAGTTCAACGTCAATATCAGCAGTGAGCTTGGGAGGAAAGTTGCTAAGGTTGAACTGTCCAGGAACTTTGCTCGTCCGTAGATATGACGTATCATGATCTTTTGTTCGGCTGCCGTTATGTGGGTAGTATTCACCAACACTGCGTGATAGTTTGATTTTCTGGACAGGGAAGTCGTAAAAAGTTCTTGACATCGCGATGAGTTGACGCTATTGTGCAATTGTCTTCGTAGCACGCTTTTGTTGTGAAATTCCGAGAACCGCGAAAGCTGCTGGATAAGGCTTTCGCGGTTTTTGTTTATCGAGGCGCAGCCTCGAGAGTTCAGATGGAAGGGGGTGAGAGTTTGATGCGAGTTACAGGTACTGTGAAGTGGTTCAACGATGCAAAAGGTTACGGTTTTATCGCGCGAGAAGATGGCGACGACGTATTCGTACATTATTCTGCGATTTCCGGATCCGGCTTCCGGTCGCTCAATGAAGGGCAGGCTGTGGAGTTTGACGTCGTAGATGGGCCAAAGGGCAAGCAAGCTGCCAACGTGACCAGAGCAGCATAGCCCCGTCTTAGGTCTGCTTTGAACCGTTGCGACCTCCCGGAGAACCCTCCGGGAGGTCGTTTTCTTTGTGGATGGGTTTCAGCACCGACCGTTTTCGGCCTAGCGCTTCATGACGGCTGTGTACGTCTGGCGAGTGGCGCGAATCAGTAGCCAGACGCAGAGGCTCAGTTTGAGCAGGTCGAGCGCGGTGTAGGCCAGGTGGAGTGTCCGGAAACGTGCCGCCTGCTCTGACACCATGACTCGTGGAACGAAGTCCAGGCTTCGGCCAAGCGATACGATCGACTGACTGAGCAGCAGCGACACAATC
Encoded here:
- a CDS encoding exported protein of unknown function (Evidence 5 : No homology to any previously reported sequences) translates to MIFFSQTISRIAWVRWTVLLLVLMFIITPLLALQAVAQDDDVGLPIHPKAILSTITRQSGEGEGTRWVKVHFTVNAPYKQVVKFYQEKVGRNAQISEIDSGKLLNTLILFRRDLTDQFNVNISSELGRKVAKVELSRNFARP
- a CDS encoding Conserved hypothetical protein; putative mxaJ (mxaJ3), involved in methanol dehydrogenase (Evidence 4 : Homologs of previously reported genes of unknown function) gives rise to the protein MSRRLAVVGGLVVVMFLFPFAWQAWGGHVNPLRVCGDPNNLPFSNKQSEGFENKIAEVIAKELGTELTYFWWPHQHGLVRRALKPGLCDVMISIPQGWDRVLWTKPYYRSAYTLVYPKDRGFQIRSLDDPILKRLKIGVYINSPPAEALANRGITTNVVGYSPYYDSLTERRDKILQDLIAGEIDVVLDWGPMVGYFVKRVNSGSQPLEVVLLQGGEPGSPFTFEFSMGVKEGNTALKAELEQAISKRRAEIGKILEEYGVPILPLLAREQFPKVEEKPGVIFYRSFDREDPLPSY
- the mxaG gene encoding mxaG (cytochrome c1 precursor) involved in methanol dehydrogenase (mxaG3) (Evidence 2b : Function of strongly homologous gene; Product type e : enzyme); this encodes MLQKKTLLVVSVLGLVMLGCVQSLTAQTQQAPAKTTEYAQAQSGEQPKGPETPAPADQQKPKKLNPFTGNADAIKAGRQLYLEKGCPGCHGSGGGGAMAGATAFIRDTWKFAGDDDTYFKVIKGTYPGQTMPAVFGATLTDEETWKIIAWIRSIYKGDPERIVW
- the cspA gene encoding Cold shock protein, DNA binding (Evidence 2a : Function of homologous gene experimentally demonstrated in an other organism; PubMedId : 10618253, 1597410, 2404279; Product type f : factor), yielding MRVTGTVKWFNDAKGYGFIAREDGDDVFVHYSAISGSGFRSLNEGQAVEFDVVDGPKGKQAANVTRAA
- the mxaF gene encoding Methanol dehydrogenase large subunit homolog (mxaF3) (Evidence 2a : Function of homologous gene experimentally demonstrated in an other organism; Product type e : enzyme), whose amino-acid sequence is MSVKRRMSLIGGLLVLAGSLAISAPIVSANDDVLKLQKDDGQWVVQSKNYSGTRYSTLNQITPENAKNLKVAWSFSLGTLNGQQGGPLVVGDTMYAHSSYAGGPTGHSHNIFALDLSKEGAPIKWRYNAKYDQKAPPVACCDLVHKGLQYANGKILYQTLDGMVIALDAKTGKELWKTRNADPSKGETSTAAGLVIKDKYIAGVAGGEFGVRGWVAAYDINTGKQVWKARSMGPDEEIKLAPDFNAANPHYGRFGEGTKSWPGEMWKQGGGTTWGYYAYDPELNLLYYGSGNPGTWNPAPRKGGDNKWSMTIWARNPDTGVAKWAYQMTPWDNWDYDGIDESVLTEQTFGGKKRKVLTHFDRNGFVYTLDRADGTLLAADAFVYVNWAKGIDLKTGRPILNPEKLTKQGEDTKNICPCAMGGKNYLPVAYSPLTNLFYASVNNMCMSYEGVQVQYTAGAPYVGATVLMYEGHEGKDVGYWGDFIAWDVVKGKRAWAIKESQPPWSGPVVTSTNVVFYGTMDGWFKAVDARDGKLLWKHKVGSGIIGNPITYKGPDGKQYVAVYSGVGGWFGATVSLDLPPDDPTAALGGVNAAYKSGLPMATTKGGTLYVFGL